A window of Apium graveolens cultivar Ventura chromosome 8, ASM990537v1, whole genome shotgun sequence contains these coding sequences:
- the LOC141678235 gene encoding E3 ubiquitin-protein ligase UPL5-like encodes MKKGDRFLYVFVGKIIALAMMHNVQLGITFDRLLYLGLAGKDIGIEDFKETDPKLYLSWKNCLDKEDDETVLCVEESIDEFLDSIYEKIEGIKSGFKSASLFVFPESANFFRDIGARGVDNFLLGDTADISVQDWMNHTDYVGYTKDDPQISWFWKVVKNLSQEEMRDLLFFWTAVKFLPPGGFKGLPMRLCISRTGGEEWRWPLAFTCFFRLNIPSYASSQVLQERMQCIIGGNFCFDLE; translated from the exons ATGAAGAAAGGTGACAGATTCCTATATGTCTTTGTTGGTAAGATCATTGCATTGGCAATGATGCACAATGTGCAATTAGGCATTACTTTTGACCGGTTACTGTACTTGGGTTTGGCTGGAAAAGATATCGGAATTGAAGATTTTAAAGAGACCGACCCAAAACTTTACTTGAGTTGGAAAAATTGTCTGGACAAGGAGGATGACGAGACTGTTCTATGCGTAGAAGAATCGATTGATGAGTTTTTGGACTCCATATATGAGAAGATTGAGGGAATAAAGTCTGGCTTCAAATCTGCTTCACTCTTTGTCTTCCCTGAGAGCGCCAACTTCTTTCGAGATATTGGGGCCCGTGGTGTTGATAATTTTCTGCTTGGCGATACAGCTGACATATCAGTTCAAGACTGGATGAATCACACAGACTATGTTGGTTATACTAAAGATGACCCCCAGATAAGCTGGTTCTGGAAG GTGGTAAAAAATCTGTCACAGGAGGAGATGAGAGATCTACTTTTTTTTTGGACAGCGGTCAAATTTCTCCCTCCAGGAGGCTTCAAGGGTCTTCCAATGAGGCTATGTATTTCCAGGACCGGAGGAGAAGAATGGAGGTGGCCTTTGGCATTCACATGTTTCTTTCGATTGAATATTCCGTCCTATGCTTCTTCACAAGTCTTGCAGGAGCGCATGCAGTGCATAATTGGTGGGAACTTTTGCTTTGACCTTGAATAG